TGAACGACATATTCTGGGGGGAGTGCGCTTTTCCCGGGAGGAATTTGCGGAACTTCAGCGACGGCTGGGAATTACTCCGCAAGGAAAACCAGAAACGAAACACTCCGCCTTGCAGAATGCAAAGAGCCCCGAAGCCAATGGGGCGTCTACCGCTGAGACCGGCCGCCTTACGGGGAAAAACCTGGAACGCTTTGAAGAAAAATTGAGGACCGGACGACAAGCCTAGCATCCGCCGAAATCTCTTACTCTCATCATTTTTTTATATTTTTCTCATTATTCTCTAGCTGTCTCCTTTCATCATAGGCTTACCAAATTGTAAGGAGGCCTTTGATGAAAAGGAACGGTTGGTTTAGAAATTTCTGCCTATTTTTGGTTGTATCCCTGGTAAGCAGCCAGGTATTTGCCGGTGGTACGGCGGATCAACAAAAAGGGGGAACCCCCTCGGGATCTTCTCAAAAGGTTAAGTACATCTTCTTTTTTGTAGGTGATGGGCTTGCCATGCCCCAGATTACCGCTACCGAGGCGTACGCAAACGCCCTCTCTTCCAAAGAGGTAAATGTAAAGCGCCTTGCCTTCTCCCAGCTTCCCGTAACAGGACTTTGTACCACCTTTGATGCGGGTTCTCTTATCACCGATTCAGCTTCTGCGGGTACGGCCTTTGCCTCGGGACACAAAACCCTGAATGGTGTTATCAACATGGATGTAACAAAGACCAAAACCTACAAGACCATCGCCGAATACGCCAAAGAGCAGGGGAAAAAGATAGGGGTTATTTCATCGGTATCTCTAGACCATGCGACCCCTGCCTCAATGTACGCTAAGGAACCTTCCCGAGGGAATTACTACAACATTGCGGTTCAGCTCACGGCGAGTGGGTTTGACTATTTTGGCGGCGGTGGTTTCCTGCAACCCAAAGGAAAGAACAAAGATCTTACCAGTGTGTTTGATCTCGCCAAACGGCAGGGGTATACTATTGTAGAGACCAAACAGGCCTTTGATAACCTTAAGGCAGGGATCGGTAAGGTTATCGCCATCAATCCGGTGCTCCAGGATTCCTCTGCTATGAAATACGATATAGACCGAAAGGAAGGGGAACTCGCCCTTGCCGACTTTGTGCGCAAGGGGATTGAACTTCTGCAGGATGGACCCAATGGGTTCTTTATTTTTGTGGAAGGAGGAAAAATCGACTGGGCTTGCCACGCCAACGATGCGGCAAGTGCCATAAAGGATACCCTCGCCTTTGATGCGGCCGTACGGGAGGCCCTGGCCTTTGCTGAAAAACACCCCAACGAAACGCTCGTTCTGGTCACGGGTGACCATGAAACTGGTGGAATGGCCATTGGTTTTGCCGGGACCCAATACGAAACCTTCTTTGATAAGATTGCCCCCCAGAAAATGTCCTAC
The DNA window shown above is from Treponema sp. J25 and carries:
- a CDS encoding alkaline phosphatase is translated as MKRNGWFRNFCLFLVVSLVSSQVFAGGTADQQKGGTPSGSSQKVKYIFFFVGDGLAMPQITATEAYANALSSKEVNVKRLAFSQLPVTGLCTTFDAGSLITDSASAGTAFASGHKTLNGVINMDVTKTKTYKTIAEYAKEQGKKIGVISSVSLDHATPASMYAKEPSRGNYYNIAVQLTASGFDYFGGGGFLQPKGKNKDLTSVFDLAKRQGYTIVETKQAFDNLKAGIGKVIAINPVLQDSSAMKYDIDRKEGELALADFVRKGIELLQDGPNGFFIFVEGGKIDWACHANDAASAIKDTLAFDAAVREALAFAEKHPNETLVLVTGDHETGGMAIGFAGTQYETFFDKIAPQKMSYVAFNEEVLKPYKASTPKDKAKLEDLAPAIKDAFGIDIASLNVLQKEQLERAFKRTMGNEVERSIKEEEYLLYGGYEPLTVKLTQILNQMAGIGWTSYSHTGVPVPVFAKGVNQELFAGYYDNTDIFKKLMISLGLTPATTGTPVAAK